The segment CAACGGCGCATCGATCTCGGGATCGTTGACGGGCGGATCGGCGAGCAGTTCGGTGGCGGTGCCGTCCCGCGTGGCGGGCGTGGTGGCGGCGCCGCTCTGCGCATCCTGACGGCGGGACTGTTCCTCAAGCCGTTTCTGCTCGGCCTCCCAATCGGCAACGGAGCCCATGGGAGCATCGGGATTATCGTCGATCGGCGGGATGCTGGCGTCGAACTCTTCATCGGGGATGATCGGTTCATTGTCGAGCAGCGGTGCCTGAGCGGCTGGAGCAGGCGGCACCGTTGGTTGCGCCAGCGCCGCACTTGAAAGGCTGGCCGCGATCGCGCCTGTCGACAACGCCGTGCGAAAGCTGACCAAAGACCGCAAGCATCCCCCTTTTGACACCACATATTCCGCAGTCCGCACAGGGAATACGAAATTTCCGTTTTTGTCAGGCCATTTGACGGAACGACCCAAGGACGATTCCGTTGCATCGACCTATCGGGGTCAGACGTGCGGGTGGCAAGCCAAGGGGCTGTGAAGAAGGGTAAAATGCAAGAAGGGGCGCCCGCAAGCGCCCCTTTCACCGATCAGAAAGCGGCGTCGTCGAGCGCCATCATCGATTTCTTGCCCGCCTTGATCGCGAGGAAACAGGCGGTTGCCTGCGGCAGGATGCGATCGAAGAAGAAGGCGGCGGTCGTCAGTTTCGCCTGATAGAAGCCCGCATCCTCGGTGCCCGAGGCAAGCTTTGCCGCCGAGATCCTGGCCGCACGGGCAAAGCAGTAGCCCATGGCGACCAGGCCGATCAGCCGGAGATAATCGGTGGCGGCCGCGCCCGCCTCATCGGGGTCCTTCAGCCCGCGTTCGGCAATCTTGGCGGTCGACAGCTGCAGTGCGCCGAACGCCTTTTCGAGTGCCTCGATCATCGGTTTCAGACCAGCATCTTCCTTGTTCGCCTCGATAAATTCGGAGACGGGATGGAAGAAGCTGCGCAGCAGGCGGCCCATATTCGCGGGCAGCTTGCGGCCGACAAGATCGAGCGCCTGCACGCCGTTGGTGCCTTCATAGAGCATGGTGATACGCGCATCGCGGACATATTGCTCCACCCCGCTTTCGCGGATGAACCCATGACCACCATAGATCTGGACGGCATGGTTCGCGGTTTCGAAGCCGAGATCGGTGAACAGCGCCTTCACCACCGGGGTCATCAACGCGATGAAATCGGTCGCCTTCTGGCGCACCTCGGGATCATCGGCATGCCGTTCCGCATCGATCGCACGCGAGACCCACTGGCCGATCGCCCGGCAGCCTTCGTTGTTCGCGCGCATGATCATGAGCATGCGGCGGACATCGGGATGGACGATGATCGGATCGGCCGCGAGATCGGGACGCTTGGGCCCGGTCAGCGCGCGGCCCTGAATACGTTCGCGTGCATAATAGACCGCCGACTGATAGGCCGCCTCGCCGACGCCGAGCCCCTGAACACCCACCGAAACGCGTTCGGTGTTCATCATGGTGAACATGGCCTCCATGCCCTTGTTCGCCGTGCCGATGAGCCAGCCGACCGAATCCTCGAAATTCATCTGGCAGGTGGCGGAGGCCTTCAGCCCCATCTTATGCTCGATCGCGGCGCACGACACGCCATTGGGGGCGCCGGGATTGCCATCGGCGCCGGGCACGAATTTGGGCACGAGGAAAAGGCTGATCCCCTTCACCCCCTTGGGCGCATCGGGCAGACGCGCGAGAACGAGGTGGATGATGTTTTCGGTGAGATCATGCTCGCCCGCCGAAATGAAGATCTTGGAGCCGGTGATCCGGTAGCTGCCGTCATCCTGCGGCACCGCCTTGGTGCGCAGCATGCCGAGATCGGTGCCGCACTGCGGTTCGGTCAGGCACATGGTGCCCGACCACTCGCCGCTGACCATCTTGGGCAGATAGGCCTGTTTCAGATCCTCAGAGCCATGCCCCTTGATCGCGGTGGTCGCGCCGTGGGTGAGACCCGGATAGAGGCCGAAGGAGAGGTTGGCCGAACTGATCATTTCCTCGACCAGCTTGTTCACCGTTTCGGGCAGTCCCTGCCCACCCCATTCGGGCGCGGAGGCAAGCGCGGTCCAGCCGCCATCGCGAAACTTGGCGTAAGCCTCGGCAAAACCCGCCGGCGTGCGGACCACGCCGTTTTCGATATGGCAGCCCTCTTCATCGCCCGAACGGTTGATCGGGAGCAGCACGTCGCGGGCGAAGCGGCCCGCTTCCTCGAGAACGGCATCGGTAAGGTCGGGCGTGAATTCGGCGAGCGCGGGGATGGCGCCGAACACATCGCCTTCGTGAAGCTCGTTGAGCACAAAGCGCATCTCGCGCAGCGGAGCGGTATAGACTTGCATCGTCGTCGTCTTTCCTGTGGCCGGCGCCGCCATGGACCCCGGCAGATCGATCAGTTGCGGAGCGGCTTGCCGGTTTCGAGCATATGGTCGACCCGCGCCTGGGTGCGCGGATCGCGCACGCGGCCCATGAACGCCTTGCGTTCAAGCGCGAGCAGATCGCCCTCGGCGACGGTATCGACCAGATCGGCATCGCCGCCGGTGAGCACCTCTGCCAGCACATCGGCGACCACCTTGTCATAATCGGTGGCCATACCGCGCTTGTGGAAACCCTCGACCGCCATGTTCATCCCCGCGCGACCGGCAGCACCGGGTAGGCGGAAGCTGGGAGGTGCCGGCGGCTGATAGCCATCGACCAACGCCAGTGCCTTGGCCTTGGCATCGGCGAGCAGGCGATCGCGGTTCATGGTGATCCCGTCCTGCAGGCGGAGGAAGCCATATTCCTTCGCCTCGGCCGCCGATTTCGAGACGGTGGCGGTCGAGATCAGTTCGAACACCTTCGCCGCGGCGGGCATCGGCCCCTTGGGCATCATCGGATTGCTCTGCCAGCGGTGGAGCATCTCGCCACACCCGCCCCAGCCGGGGATCAGACCGACGCCGCATTCGACGAGGCCCACATAGCTTTCGGCATGCGCCTGAACGGCATCGCTGTGGAGCAGGATTTCGCAGCCGCCGCCAAGGGCAAGCCCGGCGGGTGCGCTGACGACGGGGAACGGCGCGTATTTCAGCCCCTTATACGCCATCTGGCCGCCGCCGATGAGCTTTTCGATCTCCCCCCAAGCGGCGATGTTCACCGCGAACATCGCAAGGCCGAGATTGGCGCCGGCGGAGAAATTGCTGGCTTCGTTATACACGACCAGCGCCTTGAACCGTTGCTGGACGACCGCGATTGACTGGCCGATCAGCTTGAGGATTTCGCCATCGATCGCGTTCATCTTGCTGGTGAATTCGAGACAGGCGACGCCGTCGCCAATGTCCCAGAGCGCGGCCGAGCCGTTGCGCAGAACCGGTTCGGCATTGCGCTTCACATCCTCGAGCAACAGCACGCCTTCGGCCTGCGGCACATCGTGATAGGCGCCGTCGAGCCCCAGATATTGGCGGCGACCGGCCTCGACACGGTAAAAGCTGCGATCCCCGGCAAGCGTGAGGATGGCGGGCACCGGGCGCCCTTCGGCGGCGAGGCGTTCGGCCAAGGCCTTTGCCCCGATCCGGTCGATCAGCTCGAACGGGCCGTGTTTCCAGTTATAGCCGAGCCGCATCGCGACATCGACCGCGACAACATCGTCGGCGGCTTCGGGCACAAGGCTGGCAGCATAGGCGAGCGTTTCGCCGAGAATGGCCCAGGCATAGGCGCCCGTCTTGCCCGGCGCCGCGATCAGCGCGGAAAGATCGCCCTTGCCGGCCGCGCCCGAAGGCCCGCGCGCCGCTACCTGCGCGCGATATTCACCGGTCTGCAGGTCAATCGCCTCACGGCGCTTTCCGAGATCGCGGTTGACGCGGTAGAAACCACCCTTGCCCTTGCGGCCGGTATAGCCGTCGGCGATCATCTTTTCGATGAGCGGGAAGGACCGTGCGATCTCTTGATAGCGATCGCCCTTGGGCAGCGTTGCGGTAAGGCTGGCCTGAAGATGCGGCATCAGATCGATTCCGACGAGATCGACCAACCCGAAAATGCCGGTCTTGGGAACGCCCATCGGCTTGCCCGCAATGGCATCGGCTTCCTCGACCGTCATGCCGAGATCGAACGCCGCGTTGAGCGCGGCCTGGATCCAGAAGGTACCGACACGGTTGGCGATGAAACCCGGCGTATCCTTGGCACGCACGATCGTCTTGCCGAGCGCACGGTCTGCGAAATCGGCGATGCGATCGACGAGCGCAGTATCGCTTTCGGGGCCGGAGACGATTTCGAGCAGGCGCATATAGCGCGGCGGATTGAAGAAATGGGTGATCAGGAAATCGCGGCGAAAGGCATCCGAGCGCCCCTCGGTCAACTGGCCGAGCGGGATGGTCGAGGTGTTCGACGACACCGCCGTTCCGGGCGTGCGCACCGTTTCCAACCGCGCGTAAAGCTGCTGCTTCAGATCGAGACGCTCGATGATCGCCTCGACCACCCAGTCGCAGTCGGCGACCTTGGCGAGATCATCTTCGATATTGCCGACCTCGACCAGACGCGCGGCGGCCTTCGACATGAAGGGCGCGGGTTCGGTCTTGAGCATTTTGGCAACCGCGCCCGCCGCCACGG is part of the Sphingomonas sp. C3-2 genome and harbors:
- a CDS encoding 3-hydroxyacyl-CoA dehydrogenase/enoyl-CoA hydratase family protein, with the translated sequence MSQPNIRKVCVIGAGVMGAGIAAQIANAGIPVLLLDIVRDAADRNAVAAGAVAKMLKTEPAPFMSKAAARLVEVGNIEDDLAKVADCDWVVEAIIERLDLKQQLYARLETVRTPGTAVSSNTSTIPLGQLTEGRSDAFRRDFLITHFFNPPRYMRLLEIVSGPESDTALVDRIADFADRALGKTIVRAKDTPGFIANRVGTFWIQAALNAAFDLGMTVEEADAIAGKPMGVPKTGIFGLVDLVGIDLMPHLQASLTATLPKGDRYQEIARSFPLIEKMIADGYTGRKGKGGFYRVNRDLGKRREAIDLQTGEYRAQVAARGPSGAAGKGDLSALIAAPGKTGAYAWAILGETLAYAASLVPEAADDVVAVDVAMRLGYNWKHGPFELIDRIGAKALAERLAAEGRPVPAILTLAGDRSFYRVEAGRRQYLGLDGAYHDVPQAEGVLLLEDVKRNAEPVLRNGSAALWDIGDGVACLEFTSKMNAIDGEILKLIGQSIAVVQQRFKALVVYNEASNFSAGANLGLAMFAVNIAAWGEIEKLIGGGQMAYKGLKYAPFPVVSAPAGLALGGGCEILLHSDAVQAHAESYVGLVECGVGLIPGWGGCGEMLHRWQSNPMMPKGPMPAAAKVFELISTATVSKSAAEAKEYGFLRLQDGITMNRDRLLADAKAKALALVDGYQPPAPPSFRLPGAAGRAGMNMAVEGFHKRGMATDYDKVVADVLAEVLTGGDADLVDTVAEGDLLALERKAFMGRVRDPRTQARVDHMLETGKPLRN
- a CDS encoding acyl-CoA dehydrogenase C-terminal domain-containing protein, which codes for MQVYTAPLREMRFVLNELHEGDVFGAIPALAEFTPDLTDAVLEEAGRFARDVLLPINRSGDEEGCHIENGVVRTPAGFAEAYAKFRDGGWTALASAPEWGGQGLPETVNKLVEEMISSANLSFGLYPGLTHGATTAIKGHGSEDLKQAYLPKMVSGEWSGTMCLTEPQCGTDLGMLRTKAVPQDDGSYRITGSKIFISAGEHDLTENIIHLVLARLPDAPKGVKGISLFLVPKFVPGADGNPGAPNGVSCAAIEHKMGLKASATCQMNFEDSVGWLIGTANKGMEAMFTMMNTERVSVGVQGLGVGEAAYQSAVYYARERIQGRALTGPKRPDLAADPIIVHPDVRRMLMIMRANNEGCRAIGQWVSRAIDAERHADDPEVRQKATDFIALMTPVVKALFTDLGFETANHAVQIYGGHGFIRESGVEQYVRDARITMLYEGTNGVQALDLVGRKLPANMGRLLRSFFHPVSEFIEANKEDAGLKPMIEALEKAFGALQLSTAKIAERGLKDPDEAGAAATDYLRLIGLVAMGYCFARAARISAAKLASGTEDAGFYQAKLTTAAFFFDRILPQATACFLAIKAGKKSMMALDDAAF